CGGGAACACGACCCTGGGGCCGAGCCGGTCCAGCATGTGCCCCCACGCCGGCGCGGAAACGGTCCACGCCACCGAGCCCAGGGCCAGCGCGCCGGCGGCCAACCCGCGGCTCCACTGAAACTCCTCGATAACCGCCACGAAGAAGAGCGCGAACGCCGCGCGGCACCCGAAGGCGGCGGCCACGGTCATGAACGAGATGCCGAGCACGACCCACGGGTAGGTGCGGTTGAGCCGTGCGGTGCGAGCGGACGCGGAGTCGGCGGCCAAGGCTTTCAAGTGGATGGGTTCCGGCGGTCTCGGGCAAGCCGTCTACGACAACCTGGGAACGATCTCGTCGCTCAGGAACCGGATCACCGAGGCGTAGTCCCGGCCGAGCTTGGCGAAGGAGATCTGTTGGAACCCGAGGCGCTCGGCTTCGGCCGCGAGCTCCAGGATCGGTTCCACGCAGTCCGACGGCCGGCCCGCGACGAAGCACGCCCGCGGCATGGCGTCGGTCACCAGTTCCCGCGAGGCCTGCTCGATGGTCACTCCCGAGTGAAGCGCCTCCCGGATGCGGTTGACCTGCTCGTAGTCGATGCCGATCCGCGCGAACTCCTCGGCGCTGTATCCCAGGGCCTGGAGGCTCACCATGTGGTGGGCCGAGTACTTCTTGGCCTCGGCCAGCGCCTCCTCCGGCTGCTCCGATACCGCCAGGTTGATCTCGCACACCTTCCGCAGCTTCTTGTCCGGGTCCACCGCCCGGGCGGCGGCGTCCGCGCCCGCCATGGCCTGCTCCAGACGGCCGAGCTTGTGCATGGAGATGAAGTACCCGCCCATGAGCACCCCCTCCATGGTCTCGCCGGCGATGGCCAGGAACCGGGGCCCCACGCCGCCGCCGTAGAAACGCACCGGCGCCGCGGGAGGGCGCACCAGCTCGATGTGCCCGCGGGGGTTCATGTGGAAGTAGTCGCACAGCGCAGGGTACTCGTCGAATCGCACCCTTTCGCCGCGGAACAAGGTGCCGAGAAAGCCCACCGTCTCCCGCACCACGCGGAACGGCTTGCGCATCTCCAGGTACTGCGGCACCTGCCCCTTGCTGCCCTTGGCGATGCCGAGGCTGATCTCACGGCCGTCGGTGAGTTCGGAGATGGCCAGCACCGAGTCGGCCACGTCGATGGGATTGCGAAAATAGGGCACCAGGATGGCGGTGCCGACCTTCAGGGGCGCGCGGGCGGCGATGGCCGTCGCGACGCTCAGCACGTTGCGGTAACGGAGCGAATCACTGAGCCAGACCTGCTTGAAGCCCCTCTCGGCTCCGAGCTCGGCCAGCTCCACCAGCTCCCGCGTCGTGTAGTAGGAAGCCGCCTGCAGCACGAACTGGAGCCCGAACTCCCCCGAGAATATCGCCATCCCCTCCCCCTTTCGGCCTGACGTTCAATTGGGGGATGTATCCCGATTCCGCCACGGCCCGCAAGGCCACGGCAATCGTCAGGGCCCGGGATGACGGGTTCGAACGCCGCGTTCGGGACCGCCCCCTAGGTGCCGGCGGCGTGGCGTTCTTCCCGGAGCGCGGCGATCCGGTCCTCCATGGGAGGATGGCTGGCGAAGAGCATCCGCAGCCCGCCCTTGCGGACGCCCGCGATCCCCATTGCCTCCAACTGTTCCGGCATGTGCTCGGGCTCCACGCTGCGTTGGAGCGCCTCGAGGGCGCCGATCATGTTGCCTCTGCCGGCCAGATACGCGCCGCCGGCGTCGGCTCGGTACTCGCGCCGGCGCGAGTACCAGGAGACCACGATGCTGGCCAGGATACCGAGCAGGATCTGCGTGACGATCACGGTGACGAAGTAGCCCATGCCGTAGCCCCCTTCGCCGTCCCTGTGGAGTGCGCGGTCCACGACGTACCCGATCACGCGGGAAAGGAAGATCACGAAGGTGTTGAGAACGCCCTGGAGCAGGGTCAGCGTCACCATGTCGCCGTTGGCCACGTGGCTCACCTCGTGGCCCAGCACGGCGGAGGCCTGATCCGGCTTCATGGCCCGCAACAGTCCCGTGCTCACCGCCACCAGCGAGTTGTTGCGGCTCGGGCCCGTGGCAAAGGCGTTGGGCTCCGGGGAATCGTAGACCGCCACCTCGGGCATGGCGATGTTCGCCGCCCGGGCGTAGTTCTGCACGGTATTGACGAGCCAGATCTCGGTGTTGTTCCGGGGCTCATCGATGACCGTCAACCCCATCCATCGCTTGGCCGTCCACTTGGAGATGCGTAGCGAGATGAACGCGCCGCCCATGCCGAAGATGAAGGAGAAGGCCAGCAGCGGCCAGAAGTCGATGCCGTATTGAAAAAGCAACCACTCAAGGCCGAATACACGGAGCGCAACGGCCAGCACGAAAACGATCGCAAGGTTGGTGATCAGAAAAAGAAAAACGCGTTTCATGGACCTGTTCCCTTCCTCTCGCGAGTATCCGTTCCTGGAAGAAATCTACAATGCAGACCGTGCCGGATCAATACGGCGGCACCCACGCATGAAGAAATCTAACCATTTCTGACGGCGTGTAAAGGCGTCGGCCCGGAGGGGGGAGTCATTGTGCATCGCCGGGCCGGGCCATGCGGTAGCCCACTCCGGGTTCGGTGACGATGCAGGCACGTCGGTTCGGGTCGTCTGTCTTTTTGCTTGCGGGATTTGAGGGGAGGCGGTAGCCAGGAAGGGTAGCAGCCTCTACCGTAACGGCAAAGTGGCCACCGACCATCCGGGATCGGCGGCGGGAACGGCAAGATGAAGATGTCAAGAACGATTGTCCCGTTGATCTTGATATTCGGTCTCGCGCTCTCTTCCGCGGGGTCAGCTCAACTCGTCGCACCGGCCAGCCCCGGAGATGCGGGCCTTGTGATAAAGTGGCTCGGGACGGCCGGCTGGGAGATCAAGACGCCGGCGGGGACGACGATCCTGATCGACCCATTCCTTACGCGGAAGCCGCCGGATCGCGAAGCCCGATGGGAGTCCGACGAAGAGGTCGTGTTCAAGCACGTGAAAGGGGCGGACTACATCTTCGCCGGACACAGCCATGGCGATCATGTCGGCGACCTGCCTCTCATAGCCAAGAAGTTCGGGGCCAGGATCATCGGTTCGAGGACGACGATGAACCTTGCCCTTTCCGCCGGGGTTCCGCCGTCACAGATCACAATGATCAGCGGTGGCGAAAACCTCGACTTCAAAGAGTTTACCGTGGATGTGATACCGAGCGAGCACCGCATCGCTAGAGGTCGGACCAGCCCACCTCGGCTCAGAGAGCTTTATGACCCCGTTTCGACGATCATGGGCAGGCACTTTCTCATCGGCGGCAGCTTCCTCTACAACTTCACCTTCGGGTCACGGCGTGTGCTCCACCAAAGCACGGCGAACTTCATCGTAGAGAATCTGGAAGGCAGTAATCCCGACGTGGCTCTGCTTGCCCAGGGCTACAGGAGTTACGACTTGGATGCGGCGCTACGGGCCATGAAACCCAAGGTGATCATCATGCACCATTTCGATCAATGGCGGGTTCCGTTTGCCGAAGGAATCAAGAGCAGGAACGAACGGCGTGCACGGCATTTCAGGCGAGGGATCAAGGGCGTGGATCCGCGAATCGAGGTGGTCATCCCCGAGTTCCTGAAGCCCTACGTCCTGAAACTCGAAGAATAGTCGTTTAACCCTCTCCTCCTACTCGATCTCGCGCACCGCGGGCAGCCGCGCCAGACCGTACAACCCCAGCGCCGCCACCAGGAAACCGCCCATGGCCACGGCCGTGGGAGCGCCGGCGAACTCGGCCACGGTGCCGGAGATGGCGCCGCCCAGTGGCATGAGGTCCCAGGTGAGGCCGAAGAGCCCGAGGACCCGGCCGCGCAACTCGTTGGGCAGGTTCAGTTGGAGGATGGTGTTGATGGAGGTGAGGTAGATCTGGTTGAACAGGCCCAGGACGAAGATCAGGCCCAGCGAAAGCGCGAACGAGGACGAGTACGCGAACAGCATGAGCAGCGAGCCGAAGATCGCCGATCCCACCAGCACCTGCCAGCCCCGGCGTCCGGCCTGGGCCAGGTAGGCGACGATCAGCGTGCCGATGAGCGCGCCTACGCCGGAGAACGACTGGAGCAACCCGAACCCGCGCGAGTCCACTTCCAGGATGGTGCGCGCGAACACCGGCAGCAGGATCACGTAGGACATGCCGAACAGGCTGTTGAAGCACGTGAGCCCCAGCAGGCTGTAGAAGAGCTGGTTGTGGCGCACGAAGTGGAGGCCGGCCAGGATGTTGCGCCAGACGCCGCCCTCCGGTTGACCGATGAGGGGGCGGGTGCGGATGAACGCCCACAGGGCCACCGCCGCCGCGGAACTCACGAAGCAGGCGATGAAGGTATGGCCCACGCCGAACCAATGGATGAGCAGGCCGGCTAGGCCGGGACCCACCAGGCGGCACGCCTGCCACACCGAGCTGCCCAGCGCCACCGCGTTGGCGATCTCCTCCCGCGGCACCATCTCCGGCAGCAGCGCGTAGCGGCTGGGGCGGTCGAACGAGCGCATCAAGCCCGAGTTGAACGCGAACACGAGCACGTGCCAGAACATGATGCGCTCGGTCAGTATCAGCAGTCCCAGCACGAGATAGGCCAGGGCCAGCAGCGACTGGGTGCACACCATGATGCGGCGCTTGTCGGCGCGGTCGGCGATGGCCCCGCCCACCAGCACCAGCGACACCCGCGGCACCGCGTAGACGATCCCGGCCACCCCCAGCATCAACGGCGAGTCCGTCAACAGGAACACCAGCCATGCCTGCGCGGCCATCTCCATGTTGAGCGCCAGCACGGAGGAGAGCTGTCCAAGCCAATAGAGACGGTAGTTGCGGTAGCGCAACCCGGCGAACAGCCGGCTCAGCAGGGTTCCCATGAGCGGTTTTGTTTCCCGAAGCCTTTTGGGTATAGAACTCGGTGAGCCCGCCGTCCACCGCCGTGGAATCCGCGCCCCGTTTCCATGAACGACCGTCCGACCCAGCGCGGGCCTGTCGCCGGCCGGGCGCCGGCAAGCCGTGGAGAACCCATCGATGAAGGTGAGCCTCTTTACCGAGATCCAGTGCCCGTCCGGAAGCGTTCCCGCGGAGTTGCTGGAACAGTTCCTCGACCAGGCCGAGCTGGGCGACGCGCTCGGCTACGACGGCTACTGGGTGGCCGAGATCCACTTCACGCCGAGCTTCTCGCTGCTGTCCGCGCCTTACGTGGTTCTGGGAGCCGCGACCCAGCGGACCCGCCGGCTGAAACTCGGGGTGGCGGTCAACACGCTGCCTATCCACCATCCCATGCAGCTCGCGGAGCAGGCCGCCACCCTCGACGTGCTGAGCGGCGGGCGGATGTGCTTCGCCGCCGGCGGCGGCCACCCCCACACCCGCGCCTACGAGTGCTTCGGCGTGGAGCACGAACACGTACGCGACCTCATGCAGGAGAGCATCGAGGTCATCCGGCTGGCGTGGACCGAGGAGTCGGTGGACTACCAGGGGCGCTTCTTCCGGATCCCGAACATCGTCGCCAACCCCAAGCCCGTGCAGCGGCCGCACCCGCCGCTGTACACCGCCGCGAGTTCCCTCGACGGCGTGAACTTCGCCGCGCGCATGGGCCTGAACCTGTTCATCCCCGTCCACGTACGCACGGCCGAGGAGCTGCGGCAGTTCTCCGCCGCCTATCGAGAAGGGCTCGCCCAGCACGGCCACGACCCGGAGGCGTACGACCTCGGCCTGCTGCTGCCCATGCACGTGGGCGCCACCGAGGCCGAAGCGCGGAAGCGTTCCGAAGCCGGCGTCATGGGCTACTACGACGTGATTCGCGATACCCGCGCGAGCTACGCCGAGTGGCTTCTGTCGCAAGGGCGGCCGCTGCCGGAACGGCT
The sequence above is drawn from the Deltaproteobacteria bacterium genome and encodes:
- a CDS encoding LLM class flavin-dependent oxidoreductase — its product is MKVSLFTEIQCPSGSVPAELLEQFLDQAELGDALGYDGYWVAEIHFTPSFSLLSAPYVVLGAATQRTRRLKLGVAVNTLPIHHPMQLAEQAATLDVLSGGRMCFAAGGGHPHTRAYECFGVEHEHVRDLMQESIEVIRLAWTEESVDYQGRFFRIPNIVANPKPVQRPHPPLYTAASSLDGVNFAARMGLNLFIPVHVRTAEELRQFSAAYREGLAQHGHDPEAYDLGLLLPMHVGATEAEARKRSEAGVMGYYDVIRDTRASYAEWLLSQGRPLPERLRANAAAGGVTFERVCNGFAAIGTADQVVERIGELARDTGAGHVLAWMNIGSVAHDHIQESMQRFAEDALPAVREI
- the htpX gene encoding protease HtpX: MKRVFLFLITNLAIVFVLAVALRVFGLEWLLFQYGIDFWPLLAFSFIFGMGGAFISLRISKWTAKRWMGLTVIDEPRNNTEIWLVNTVQNYARAANIAMPEVAVYDSPEPNAFATGPSRNNSLVAVSTGLLRAMKPDQASAVLGHEVSHVANGDMVTLTLLQGVLNTFVIFLSRVIGYVVDRALHRDGEGGYGMGYFVTVIVTQILLGILASIVVSWYSRRREYRADAGGAYLAGRGNMIGALEALQRSVEPEHMPEQLEAMGIAGVRKGGLRMLFASHPPMEDRIAALREERHAAGT
- a CDS encoding LLM class flavin-dependent oxidoreductase; this translates as MAIFSGEFGLQFVLQAASYYTTRELVELAELGAERGFKQVWLSDSLRYRNVLSVATAIAARAPLKVGTAILVPYFRNPIDVADSVLAISELTDGREISLGIAKGSKGQVPQYLEMRKPFRVVRETVGFLGTLFRGERVRFDEYPALCDYFHMNPRGHIELVRPPAAPVRFYGGGVGPRFLAIAGETMEGVLMGGYFISMHKLGRLEQAMAGADAAARAVDPDKKLRKVCEINLAVSEQPEEALAEAKKYSAHHMVSLQALGYSAEEFARIGIDYEQVNRIREALHSGVTIEQASRELVTDAMPRACFVAGRPSDCVEPILELAAEAERLGFQQISFAKLGRDYASVIRFLSDEIVPRLS
- a CDS encoding MBL fold metallo-hydrolase → MKMSRTIVPLILIFGLALSSAGSAQLVAPASPGDAGLVIKWLGTAGWEIKTPAGTTILIDPFLTRKPPDREARWESDEEVVFKHVKGADYIFAGHSHGDHVGDLPLIAKKFGARIIGSRTTMNLALSAGVPPSQITMISGGENLDFKEFTVDVIPSEHRIARGRTSPPRLRELYDPVSTIMGRHFLIGGSFLYNFTFGSRRVLHQSTANFIVENLEGSNPDVALLAQGYRSYDLDAALRAMKPKVIIMHHFDQWRVPFAEGIKSRNERRARHFRRGIKGVDPRIEVVIPEFLKPYVLKLEE
- a CDS encoding MFS transporter; translated protein: MGTLLSRLFAGLRYRNYRLYWLGQLSSVLALNMEMAAQAWLVFLLTDSPLMLGVAGIVYAVPRVSLVLVGGAIADRADKRRIMVCTQSLLALAYLVLGLLILTERIMFWHVLVFAFNSGLMRSFDRPSRYALLPEMVPREEIANAVALGSSVWQACRLVGPGLAGLLIHWFGVGHTFIACFVSSAAAVALWAFIRTRPLIGQPEGGVWRNILAGLHFVRHNQLFYSLLGLTCFNSLFGMSYVILLPVFARTILEVDSRGFGLLQSFSGVGALIGTLIVAYLAQAGRRGWQVLVGSAIFGSLLMLFAYSSSFALSLGLIFVLGLFNQIYLTSINTILQLNLPNELRGRVLGLFGLTWDLMPLGGAISGTVAEFAGAPTAVAMGGFLVAALGLYGLARLPAVREIE